One genomic window of Parasteatoda tepidariorum isolate YZ-2023 chromosome 9, CAS_Ptep_4.0, whole genome shotgun sequence includes the following:
- the LOC139426562 gene encoding uncharacterized protein, which translates to MGLRSALKEDLNASSAELVYDTALRLPGDFVQSVNPSDCNDAPTFVHQLRNCMSKLRPVPTSAHCKQTVFVHKELRNSSHVFLRSDAPKPSLAPKFSGPHQVLARYEKTFKILVNEKEVIVNIDRLKPAFIWKPEAPVPHASSTSTETTKSDLTNATTTTRSGRRVRFNPKYL; encoded by the coding sequence GTCTTCGATCAGCGTTGAAAGAGGATCTGAATGCCTCTTCTGCCGAACTGGTATATGATACTGCTCTCCGTTTGCCAGGGGATTTCGTACAGTCAGTCAATCCATCTGACTGTAATGATGCTCCTACATTCGTGCATCAACTTAGAAACTGCATGTCAAAATTACGACCAGTTCCTACCAGCGCTCATTGCAAACAAACAGTCTTCGTACACAAAGAACTAAGAAACTCATCTCATGTTTTTCTCAGATCTGATGCTCCAAAGCCTTCTCTTGCACCAAAATTTTCAGGACCACATCAAGTACTAGCTCGATAcgaaaaaacattcaaaatcttAGTAAACGAAAAAGAAGTTATTGTTAATATCGATCGCCTTAAACCGGCATTCATCTGGAAACCTGAAGCCCCTGTACCACATGCGTCATCAACATCGACTGAAACCACGAAGTCCGATTTAACAAATGCTACGACAACAACGCGCTCGGGACGTCGAGTACGCTTCAATCCGAAGTATTTGTAA